In Carnobacterium viridans, the genomic window GATAGTATTAAAAAGAGCAATGAGCTATCAACCTCAAAACTCAATCAAGGTTTGACCTTGAACCAAATGCAGTTGCTATCCTATGCGATTTATTCTACACAAAAAGATGGTTCGACAACTTTTATTAAGGCTGATTTCGAGAAGAAATTTGGCATTGAAAAATATCAAACTAAGCATGCAAAGGTTGACGCCCAAAGAATACTAAGTATTCAAGCAGGGTTGGAAGATTTAGAGAATGACTCATTCGAATACTGGAATGTTTTTAGGAAAATGAAATATGACAATGGTACCTTTACGTTTCTCTGGGATCCAGAAATCACACCACATATATTAGACTTGAAAGATAGGTATGTCTTGACTGACTTGACTGTCACTGCGAAATTCAAAAGTGGTTTTAGTTGGACTTTGTACGACCACTTGAGAGGTTCATACGGCTGTTGGTATAAGTCTTTGACAAAAGATACTATCATGGAAATTTTTGGTGTCGATGAAAAGAAAAGTTATCGTGAAAATACGGGGCTTCTGAAGAAATATGTTCTCGATGTCGCGATTGCTGAAATCAATAAATTTACCGAGTTAGAAGTGAAGTATGAAGAGATAAAAAAAGGTCGTTCAATTACTGGATTCAAATTGATTTGGAGTACTGGTAAAGGAATTTCAAAAGCTTCTCAGAAGCAAATTGATATATTATTTAGTATGGCAGATGTAGTTTTGAACGATATACTAATGTATGCAGAAATTAATGATAAAACGAATAGAGAAAGAGCTTTATCTATTATCCGAGATTTTCAGACAATGAGAGCCCGTTACTTAGACCAAGAAGTAGGATTAACAGCTGATCATTGTAGCAAACTTACTAAAAAAGCAAATGACGACTTAGAAGCTTTAAATTTTCTACTCGAAACGGAAGGGAAAGAACCACTTAATCCTAAAGTTCCGTTGTTTAATTGGCTTAAAAATTAATTATTTAAACAGGAGCGTATAAAATGAGTTACAAGTCACGAAAAAGAAAATCAGAGAATAGAAAAAACATACAACTATTTTACAATTTAGTTAAACAATCAAAAGAATGGGCTATTAGCCAGTATGGTGTAAAGATTGATATACCTGTATTTTTAAATACTAAAAAAGAAGATTCTCTTTTAAAAAATAACCAATCTGGTTATATGCTTTCTTCGTCTGAAGATGTTCCCCAAAAAATAGTTATTTCTAAAGATTTTTTAGAAAAGAATAAAACAATAGATATTCAAGGAACTATTAAACATGAATTTTTGCATTACATTGGGTGGAAACTTGATAAAGATTTTGACGATGGAGATGAGTGGTTTGAAAATCAACTTGCAAGAAACTTACTTTACAGCAACTATAATATCTTTTTAAATTATGCTCTATTGAGTTAAGTTCAAGTTATTCTTTTAATCTAAAAAATTTTATTCATAATAAGTAAAATTTATAGTTGTATGTATAGGATATAAACCTGTCCAGTAATAGAGAGAAGGCATAACAAGGAGAGTTAACATGAGTAAAAAAACAATTAAAGAATTAGCAGAAGAAATAGGTGTGAGCAAAACAGCAATTTCGAAAAAAGTAACAGAAACACAAAAGAAGAAATGGTTTACGAAAATCGGAAACCAGTTTGTGATAAGCGAAGAAGGTCAAAAAGTTATTAAATCAATGTTTATTTCGGATAAAAAAAACCAATCGCAAACTGATAAGCAAACTAGTTTCCGAAATAACGAAAACCAAGTTTACGACTCATATTTCTATCAAGAACAGCTTTTAGCTAAAGACAAGCAGATAGATATGCTTCAAAAACTACTAAAAGAACAACAAAATCTATTGGACCAGCAACAACGTCTTACCTTACAAACTAATAAGCAAATTGAACAACTGCAGTTAGAATCAAATAAAAAAGTAGAATATGATTTCACCCAAACAGATCAATATGTTTCTAACGCTGCAACTGAAGATAATACCGAACCAGCACAAGTAAAAAAAGGCTTTTTCAGTCGTCTGTTTAGCAAAAAGGGATAGTCGATTGTAACGCTGTTAAAAATGAAATCATGTATTGAACGAGAGTAAAGAAAAAGAACCCTATGGGAATAGGATTCCGGATACACGTTTTTATCCAATTTCATGTATTAAAAATAATAACTCTTTTTT contains:
- a CDS encoding replication initiation protein — protein: MAGRLNKKEVLISNADSIKKSNELSTSKLNQGLTLNQMQLLSYAIYSTQKDGSTTFIKADFEKKFGIEKYQTKHAKVDAQRILSIQAGLEDLENDSFEYWNVFRKMKYDNGTFTFLWDPEITPHILDLKDRYVLTDLTVTAKFKSGFSWTLYDHLRGSYGCWYKSLTKDTIMEIFGVDEKKSYRENTGLLKKYVLDVAIAEINKFTELEVKYEEIKKGRSITGFKLIWSTGKGISKASQKQIDILFSMADVVLNDILMYAEINDKTNRERALSIIRDFQTMRARYLDQEVGLTADHCSKLTKKANDDLEALNFLLETEGKEPLNPKVPLFNWLKN